Proteins from one Bombus affinis isolate iyBomAffi1 chromosome 1, iyBomAffi1.2, whole genome shotgun sequence genomic window:
- the LOC126917248 gene encoding uncharacterized protein LOC126917248: protein MKLCLSVFHVALVATLLLFIEYTTANSICPEENCLEPMKCDDRIVGATCPKSSDTCCSVVKSKYRTHCRHFGGECLDFCNRLLRQPAVDCPADKVCCTLV from the exons ATGAAGCTCTGCCTGTCTGTTTTTCACGTCGCCCTCGTGGCCACCCTTCTGCTCTTCATCG AGTATACAACCGCAAACAGCATATGTCCTGAAGAGAATTGCCTTGAACCGATGAAATGTGACGATCGGATAGTCGGTGCTACGTGTCCAAAATCAAGTGACACGTGTTGCAGCGTGG TGAAATCGAAATATAGGACTCATTGCCGGCACTTCGGAGGCGAATGCTTGGACTTCTGTAACCGGTTACTGCGTCAACCAGCGGTCGATTGTCCAGCTGACAAAGTCTGTTGCACGTTAGTTTAA